The DNA region TAATTTTATATTCACACGTTTCAAATTATCAAGAAAAACAATTCAGATACTTATTTAATTGTTACATTAAAATAATCGTTTTGTACTATTCAAAAAATCAAAAATCGGTTAGAAAGAATGTACATCGATAAAAGAGCTCAAATAGAAAAGAATTGCCTCATAGGAAAAGGGAGTCATATTTTTGGTAAAGTAAAGTTAATGAAAAATATCAGAATAGGTGAAAACACAATTATTTATGGTCCTGCCTTGATAGGAACAGGAACCTATATAGGACCCAATTGTGTAATTGGGCATCCAGATAGAGAAGGTTTAACATCTGCTCTATTAAACTCCGATGAGCTGAATTGGAATTCAGAAGAAGACCTTTTAAAAGTTGGTGAGAGCTGTATACTACGTGCTGGCTCAGTCGTATATACTAATGTAAGCATAGGTAATGCAGTTGAAACTGGACATAATATATTGATAAGAGAACATGTGAAAATTGGAAATAATGCAAAAATTGGTACAAATTCGGTTGTTGATGGTTCGTGTAACATTGGAAGTAATGTTTCAATTCAAACAGGCGTCTATATATGCACTAATTCTGAAATTGAAGATGCAGTTTTTTTGGGACCTAACTGTGTTTTGACCAATGATAAATATCTAATGCAAAAGAAAACTGAGCTATTGGGTCCAACCGTTAAAAAGGGTGCGAGTATAGGAGCAAATGCAACTTTAATGCCTGGTGTAATCATTGGTAAGGGAGCTATCGTGGGGGCAGAGGCTTTGGTTAATGAAAATGTACCTTCAAGAACTGTTTATGTAGGATTGCCGGCAAAATTGAAGAGATCTATGCCTGCAGATTGGAAATCAATATTAGAAAAAAAGAAAAAGTAAGATTTATATAGCTTAGGCTTTTTCTACGCGAATAATTTCCCCACTTTTTGCATCTTTGAATATTGTAGCGTCACCTAAAACCTTACCAAAAACATTAACTGGGCTAGCCGCTGCTGGTTTGTCACCGCTGCTTGAGGGCGTTCTGCCAAAGAATATACAGAAACAACTCCCCGAAGGCCAATATCCTAACTCCCCAACTTCAACCTCGATCTGTGAATTCTCCTCACTGGTGCTAACTGGGATATCAAAATATACTTCGTCGCCCCATCTGCTAACCCTAGATTCAAAAGGTAAGGCATCTATTAATGCTTTAGCAGTCTCTGGATTTTTATCCTCAGTAATTTCCGCTTCTACGTATCCTGTACTATTTGTATGAATTTTAATTTTTTGAGGCATAAACAAACACCTTGTCTTCAGTTAGACAGTGGCTTATAATATTTAAAAGTTAATAATTTTAAATGCAAAAATCGTAATTTTATAAATAGAACTAGACCCAAATCATATGGGGGACTACAAAGATGGTTGATTTCAAAAAAATGACTGAACACCAATTAAGAAGACTTGCAAGTGAATACCCAACAACAGCCAGCCATCCAGGAGCGGTTGAGAGGATGGTGCTCGTTGTTTGGAATTATCTTAGTGAAAAATCTGCTAAATCTATTGAGTTATACAACAAGACTTTGATGGAAGGAGCAAAAAAAGAATTAGCTAGAAGAGAAG from Candidatus Bathyarchaeota archaeon includes:
- a CDS encoding N-acetyltransferase; its protein translation is MYIDKRAQIEKNCLIGKGSHIFGKVKLMKNIRIGENTIIYGPALIGTGTYIGPNCVIGHPDREGLTSALLNSDELNWNSEEDLLKVGESCILRAGSVVYTNVSIGNAVETGHNILIREHVKIGNNAKIGTNSVVDGSCNIGSNVSIQTGVYICTNSEIEDAVFLGPNCVLTNDKYLMQKKTELLGPTVKKGASIGANATLMPGVIIGKGAIVGAEALVNENVPSRTVYVGLPAKLKRSMPADWKSILEKKKK
- a CDS encoding cyclophilin-like fold protein; its protein translation is MPQKIKIHTNSTGYVEAEITEDKNPETAKALIDALPFESRVSRWGDEVYFDIPVSTSEENSQIEVEVGELGYWPSGSCFCIFFGRTPSSSGDKPAAASPVNVFGKVLGDATIFKDAKSGEIIRVEKA